A genomic segment from Spinacia oleracea cultivar Varoflay chromosome 3, BTI_SOV_V1, whole genome shotgun sequence encodes:
- the LOC110784119 gene encoding U-box domain-containing protein 52 isoform X2, protein MAERKAADEGKFLVGVALTCSRKSKFILKWALDKFLPEGDVTFKLIYVYPKITIVPTAMGTWLPVAQVREDVVTGYRQETEWKKQRKLLPYQKILRAQKVKADIIVLESDDVAMALSLYTTRQEIRHLVIGVSTNGIFSLKNLSLIRGDDLSQVISENAPTFCSVYVIGDGKLQQLRPADSEQNVITVDETSNLSTTSTDSSSSSSSLTIGRLLKSKPSSPQYGGLATPSEPSPSTSQPKQHEPLPRTDVGHKTLARETTELRHYAFKDTNMNFASIRSHSSSSGDSGSWISDRTSPGGSFAGTQSDALSPMGTPPPRSYLQTPPPSGAFVGTSHAVSYAETPPTSYYRGTPTSVSPIGTPPTRSYAGTPLAMSRPGTPPGGSYVGSIPAVPYVGTPPPSVSFLGPSGSELSASPNQMSELEKLRIELRHIEKMYELTQNSSIDERLQEISKERLEEALKLKAEQCNEFEKNKHKTAQFEAVDNRGRAARNRSYDKAEAKAAKEEEESKNKLKELFLSPAVQYQKFTWDEIVEATSSLSEEYKIGAGAFGTVYKCKLHHTTVAVKVLHCKNSVTNKQFVQELEILSNIRHPHLLLLLGAVPEESSLIYEYMDHGSLDDRLFQKDGRPPLPWYERFRICFEVAGALAFLHSTKPRPIIHRDLKPANILLDHNLVSKIGDAGLGTMINVEPTNVSLKTMYKETSPVGTLCYIDPEYQRTGRVSTKSDIYALGVVILQLLTAKPAVGISYLVEDAIDEGTLTEFLDPEAGEWPEKESLELALLGLQCSELRGRDRPDLREKVLPALERMKEVADIARESASYAQTATPAHYICPILKELMEDPYVAADGYTYDRGAIEQWLTENDTSPTTNQQLPHKFIMPNTALLEAITQWKSKKRTK, encoded by the exons ATGGCAGAAAGGAAAGCCGCTGATGAAGGGAAATTTCTTGTTGGAGTCGCACTAACTTGTAGTCGTAAAAGCAAGTTCATCTTGAAATGGGCATTGGATAAATTCCTTCCAGAGGGCGATGTCACGTTCAAGCTCATATACGTGTACCCGAAAATAACAATAGTACCTACAGCAA TGGGCACTTGGCTACCTGTAGCACAAGTACGGGAGGACGTAGTAACGGGTTATAGGCAGGAAACCGAGTGGAAGAAACAGAGGAAGCTTCTTCCATACCAGAAAATACTGAGAGCACAAAAG GTTAAAGCAGACATTATAGTACTTGAGTCAGATGATGTTGCAATGGCACTCTCATTGTATACTACTAGACAAGAAATACGACATCTTGTTATCGGTGTTTCAACAAATGGCATTTTTTCACT GAAAAATCTGTCACTGATCAGGGGAGATGACTTATCACAAGTTATCTCAGAGAATGCTCCCACTTTTTGTTCAGTGTATGTCATTGGTGATGGAAAGCTTCAGCAACTACGTCCTGCAGATTCAGAACAGAATGTAATAACCGTAGATGAGACAAGTAATCTGTCAACCACATCGACTGACAGTTCTTCTAGCTCTTCTTCTCTTACTATAG GCCGTCTATTGAAAAGCAAACCTTCATCGCCACAAT ACGGAGGCTTGGCTACTCCTTCAGAACCCTCCCCCTCTACTTCCCAACCTAAACAACACGAACCCCTCCCAAGAACTGATGTTGGGCATAAAACATTAGCAAGGGAAACAACAGAACTCAGGCATTATGCCTTCAAGGATACAAACATGAATTTTGCCAGTATTCGGAGTCACAGTTCTAGCAGTGGAGACTCTGGATCATGGATCTCTGATCGAACATCTCCTGGAGGTTCATTTGCCGGGACCCAATCTGATGCCTTATCGCCTATGGGGACCCCACCCCCGAGATCTTATCTACAAACCCCACCACCTTCAGGTGCTTTTGTTGGGACTTCTCATGCAGTCTCTTATGCAGAAACACCCCCAACAAGTTATTATAGGGGCACTCCTACTTCGGTCTCTCCTATAGGAACTCCACCCACACGTTCTTATGCAGGCACTCCTCTTGCAATGTCTCGCCCAGGAACTCCACCAGGAGGTTCTTATGTGGGCAGCATTCCTGCTGTCCCTTATGTTGGGACTCCACCACCTTCAGTTTCTTTTCTAGGCCCGTCCGGCTCTGAACTAAGTGCTTCTCCAAATCAG ATGTCTGAACTTGAAAAGCTAAGGATTGAACTAAGGCATATAGAAAAAATGTATGAACTGACTCAGAATAGTTCTATTGATGAAAGG CTCCAAGAAATAAGCAAGGAACGACTGGAGGAAGCACTAAAACTAAAGGCGGAACAGTGTAACGAGTTCGAGAAGAACAAACACAAAACAGCACAATTTGAAGCTGTAGATAACAGGGGAAGAGCTGCAAGAAACAGATCCTATGATAAAGCAGAAGCTAAGGCTGCCAAAGAGGAGGAAGAGAGTAAAAACAAGCTGAAAGAGCTGTTTTTAAGCCCAGCTGTTCAGTACCAGAAATTTACCTGGGACGAGATCGTAGAAGCCACTTCGTCCTTGTCAGAGGAGTATAAGATAGGGGCGGGTGCGTTCGGGACTGTCTACAAGTGCAAGTTGCACCACACCACTGTGGCGGTTAAGGTTCTGCATTGCAAAAATAGCGTCACAAACAAGCAGTTCGTTCAGGAG CTAGAAATCTTGAGCAACATTCGTCACCCTCACTTGCTGCTGTTGCTTGGTGCCGTTCCAGAAGAAAGTTCCCTCATATATGAGTACATGGACCATGGCAGCCTTGATGATAGGTTGTTCCAGAAAGACGGCAGACCTCCTCTACCATGGTATGAAAGATTCAGAATCTGCTTTGAGGTGGCAGGCGCTCTTGCCTTCCTTCACAGCACGAAACCAAGACCTATTATTCACAGGGACCTGAAACCAGCAAACATCTTGCTTGACCACAACTTAGTTAGCAAGATTGGTGACGCTGGTCTCGGTACAATGATCAATGTAGAGCCCACCAATGTGTCCCTAAAAACCATGTACAAGGAAACCAGCCCAGTTGGTACACTCTGCTACATTGATCCCGAGTATCAGAGGACTGGAAGAGTTTCAACTAAGTCGGATATTTATGCCTTAGGAGTGGTGATCTTACAGTTGTTGACAGCAAAACCTGCAGTTGGGATTTCCTATTTGGTCGAGGATGCAATTGATGAAGGCACTTTGACAGAATTCTTGGATCCCGAAGCTGGGGAATGGCCAGAGAAGGAATCGCTAGAGTTGGCATTATTAGGGTTGCAATGTTCTGAGCTTAGGGGTAGAGATAGGCCTGATCTAAGAGAGAAGGTTCTTCCTGCCCTAGAGAGAATGAAAGAAGTGGCTGACATTGCCCGGGAATCGGCTTCATATGCCCAAACAGCAACACCAGCACACTATATCTGCCCCATTCTCAAG GAGCTAATGGAGGACCCATATGTGGCAGCCGATGGATACACATACGACCGGGGGGCGATAGAGCAATGGCTGACAGAAAACGACACATCGCCTACAACAAACCAACAACTTCCTCACAAGTTTATAATGCCAAACACCGCCCTGCTTGAGGCCATTACACAATGGAAATCTAAAAAACGGACAAAATAA
- the LOC110784119 gene encoding U-box domain-containing protein 52 isoform X1 yields MAERKAADEGKFLVGVALTCSRKSKFILKWALDKFLPEGDVTFKLIYVYPKITIVPTAMGTWLPVAQVREDVVTGYRQETEWKKQRKLLPYQKILRAQKVKADIIVLESDDVAMALSLYTTRQEIRHLVIGVSTNGIFSLKNLSLIRGDDLSQVISENAPTFCSVYVIGDGKLQQLRPADSEQNVITVDETSNLSTTSTDSSSSSSSLTIGRLLKSKPSSPQYGGLATPSEPSPSTSQPKQHEPLPRTDVGHKTLARETTELRHYAFKDTNMNFASIRSHSSSSGDSGSWISDRTSPGGSFAGTQSDALSPMGTPPPRSYLQTPPPSGAFVGTSHAVSYAETPPTSYYRGTPTSVSPIGTPPTRSYAGTPLAMSRPGTPPGGSYVGSIPAVPYVGTPPPSVSFLGPSGSELSASPNQMSELEKLRIELRHIEKMYELTQNSSIDERFHFPLDQLQEISKERLEEALKLKAEQCNEFEKNKHKTAQFEAVDNRGRAARNRSYDKAEAKAAKEEEESKNKLKELFLSPAVQYQKFTWDEIVEATSSLSEEYKIGAGAFGTVYKCKLHHTTVAVKVLHCKNSVTNKQFVQELEILSNIRHPHLLLLLGAVPEESSLIYEYMDHGSLDDRLFQKDGRPPLPWYERFRICFEVAGALAFLHSTKPRPIIHRDLKPANILLDHNLVSKIGDAGLGTMINVEPTNVSLKTMYKETSPVGTLCYIDPEYQRTGRVSTKSDIYALGVVILQLLTAKPAVGISYLVEDAIDEGTLTEFLDPEAGEWPEKESLELALLGLQCSELRGRDRPDLREKVLPALERMKEVADIARESASYAQTATPAHYICPILKELMEDPYVAADGYTYDRGAIEQWLTENDTSPTTNQQLPHKFIMPNTALLEAITQWKSKKRTK; encoded by the exons ATGGCAGAAAGGAAAGCCGCTGATGAAGGGAAATTTCTTGTTGGAGTCGCACTAACTTGTAGTCGTAAAAGCAAGTTCATCTTGAAATGGGCATTGGATAAATTCCTTCCAGAGGGCGATGTCACGTTCAAGCTCATATACGTGTACCCGAAAATAACAATAGTACCTACAGCAA TGGGCACTTGGCTACCTGTAGCACAAGTACGGGAGGACGTAGTAACGGGTTATAGGCAGGAAACCGAGTGGAAGAAACAGAGGAAGCTTCTTCCATACCAGAAAATACTGAGAGCACAAAAG GTTAAAGCAGACATTATAGTACTTGAGTCAGATGATGTTGCAATGGCACTCTCATTGTATACTACTAGACAAGAAATACGACATCTTGTTATCGGTGTTTCAACAAATGGCATTTTTTCACT GAAAAATCTGTCACTGATCAGGGGAGATGACTTATCACAAGTTATCTCAGAGAATGCTCCCACTTTTTGTTCAGTGTATGTCATTGGTGATGGAAAGCTTCAGCAACTACGTCCTGCAGATTCAGAACAGAATGTAATAACCGTAGATGAGACAAGTAATCTGTCAACCACATCGACTGACAGTTCTTCTAGCTCTTCTTCTCTTACTATAG GCCGTCTATTGAAAAGCAAACCTTCATCGCCACAAT ACGGAGGCTTGGCTACTCCTTCAGAACCCTCCCCCTCTACTTCCCAACCTAAACAACACGAACCCCTCCCAAGAACTGATGTTGGGCATAAAACATTAGCAAGGGAAACAACAGAACTCAGGCATTATGCCTTCAAGGATACAAACATGAATTTTGCCAGTATTCGGAGTCACAGTTCTAGCAGTGGAGACTCTGGATCATGGATCTCTGATCGAACATCTCCTGGAGGTTCATTTGCCGGGACCCAATCTGATGCCTTATCGCCTATGGGGACCCCACCCCCGAGATCTTATCTACAAACCCCACCACCTTCAGGTGCTTTTGTTGGGACTTCTCATGCAGTCTCTTATGCAGAAACACCCCCAACAAGTTATTATAGGGGCACTCCTACTTCGGTCTCTCCTATAGGAACTCCACCCACACGTTCTTATGCAGGCACTCCTCTTGCAATGTCTCGCCCAGGAACTCCACCAGGAGGTTCTTATGTGGGCAGCATTCCTGCTGTCCCTTATGTTGGGACTCCACCACCTTCAGTTTCTTTTCTAGGCCCGTCCGGCTCTGAACTAAGTGCTTCTCCAAATCAG ATGTCTGAACTTGAAAAGCTAAGGATTGAACTAAGGCATATAGAAAAAATGTATGAACTGACTCAGAATAGTTCTATTGATGAAAGG TTCCACTTTCCACTTGATCAGCTCCAAGAAATAAGCAAGGAACGACTGGAGGAAGCACTAAAACTAAAGGCGGAACAGTGTAACGAGTTCGAGAAGAACAAACACAAAACAGCACAATTTGAAGCTGTAGATAACAGGGGAAGAGCTGCAAGAAACAGATCCTATGATAAAGCAGAAGCTAAGGCTGCCAAAGAGGAGGAAGAGAGTAAAAACAAGCTGAAAGAGCTGTTTTTAAGCCCAGCTGTTCAGTACCAGAAATTTACCTGGGACGAGATCGTAGAAGCCACTTCGTCCTTGTCAGAGGAGTATAAGATAGGGGCGGGTGCGTTCGGGACTGTCTACAAGTGCAAGTTGCACCACACCACTGTGGCGGTTAAGGTTCTGCATTGCAAAAATAGCGTCACAAACAAGCAGTTCGTTCAGGAG CTAGAAATCTTGAGCAACATTCGTCACCCTCACTTGCTGCTGTTGCTTGGTGCCGTTCCAGAAGAAAGTTCCCTCATATATGAGTACATGGACCATGGCAGCCTTGATGATAGGTTGTTCCAGAAAGACGGCAGACCTCCTCTACCATGGTATGAAAGATTCAGAATCTGCTTTGAGGTGGCAGGCGCTCTTGCCTTCCTTCACAGCACGAAACCAAGACCTATTATTCACAGGGACCTGAAACCAGCAAACATCTTGCTTGACCACAACTTAGTTAGCAAGATTGGTGACGCTGGTCTCGGTACAATGATCAATGTAGAGCCCACCAATGTGTCCCTAAAAACCATGTACAAGGAAACCAGCCCAGTTGGTACACTCTGCTACATTGATCCCGAGTATCAGAGGACTGGAAGAGTTTCAACTAAGTCGGATATTTATGCCTTAGGAGTGGTGATCTTACAGTTGTTGACAGCAAAACCTGCAGTTGGGATTTCCTATTTGGTCGAGGATGCAATTGATGAAGGCACTTTGACAGAATTCTTGGATCCCGAAGCTGGGGAATGGCCAGAGAAGGAATCGCTAGAGTTGGCATTATTAGGGTTGCAATGTTCTGAGCTTAGGGGTAGAGATAGGCCTGATCTAAGAGAGAAGGTTCTTCCTGCCCTAGAGAGAATGAAAGAAGTGGCTGACATTGCCCGGGAATCGGCTTCATATGCCCAAACAGCAACACCAGCACACTATATCTGCCCCATTCTCAAG GAGCTAATGGAGGACCCATATGTGGCAGCCGATGGATACACATACGACCGGGGGGCGATAGAGCAATGGCTGACAGAAAACGACACATCGCCTACAACAAACCAACAACTTCCTCACAAGTTTATAATGCCAAACACCGCCCTGCTTGAGGCCATTACACAATGGAAATCTAAAAAACGGACAAAATAA
- the LOC110784119 gene encoding U-box domain-containing protein 35 isoform X4: MAERKAADEGKFLVGVALTCSRKSKFILKWALDKFLPEGDVTFKLIYVYPKITIVPTAMGTWLPVAQVREDVVTGYRQETEWKKQRKLLPYQKILRAQKVKADIIVLESDDVAMALSLYTTRQEIRHLVIGVSTNGIFSLKNLSLIRGDDLSQVISENAPTFCSVYVIGDGKLQQLRPADSEQNVITVDETSNLSTTSTDSSSSSSSLTIGRLLKSKPSSPQYGGLATPSEPSPSTSQPKQHEPLPRTDVGHKTLARETTELRHYAFKDTNMNFASIRSHSSSSGDSGSWISDRTSPGGSFAGTQSDALSPMGTPPPRSYLQTPPPSGAFVGTSHAVSYAETPPTSYYRGTPTSVSPIGTPPTRSYAGTPLAMSRPGTPPGGSYVGSIPAVPYVGTPPPSVSFLGPSGSELSASPNQLQEISKERLEEALKLKAEQCNEFEKNKHKTAQFEAVDNRGRAARNRSYDKAEAKAAKEEEESKNKLKELFLSPAVQYQKFTWDEIVEATSSLSEEYKIGAGAFGTVYKCKLHHTTVAVKVLHCKNSVTNKQFVQELEILSNIRHPHLLLLLGAVPEESSLIYEYMDHGSLDDRLFQKDGRPPLPWYERFRICFEVAGALAFLHSTKPRPIIHRDLKPANILLDHNLVSKIGDAGLGTMINVEPTNVSLKTMYKETSPVGTLCYIDPEYQRTGRVSTKSDIYALGVVILQLLTAKPAVGISYLVEDAIDEGTLTEFLDPEAGEWPEKESLELALLGLQCSELRGRDRPDLREKVLPALERMKEVADIARESASYAQTATPAHYICPILKELMEDPYVAADGYTYDRGAIEQWLTENDTSPTTNQQLPHKFIMPNTALLEAITQWKSKKRTK, from the exons ATGGCAGAAAGGAAAGCCGCTGATGAAGGGAAATTTCTTGTTGGAGTCGCACTAACTTGTAGTCGTAAAAGCAAGTTCATCTTGAAATGGGCATTGGATAAATTCCTTCCAGAGGGCGATGTCACGTTCAAGCTCATATACGTGTACCCGAAAATAACAATAGTACCTACAGCAA TGGGCACTTGGCTACCTGTAGCACAAGTACGGGAGGACGTAGTAACGGGTTATAGGCAGGAAACCGAGTGGAAGAAACAGAGGAAGCTTCTTCCATACCAGAAAATACTGAGAGCACAAAAG GTTAAAGCAGACATTATAGTACTTGAGTCAGATGATGTTGCAATGGCACTCTCATTGTATACTACTAGACAAGAAATACGACATCTTGTTATCGGTGTTTCAACAAATGGCATTTTTTCACT GAAAAATCTGTCACTGATCAGGGGAGATGACTTATCACAAGTTATCTCAGAGAATGCTCCCACTTTTTGTTCAGTGTATGTCATTGGTGATGGAAAGCTTCAGCAACTACGTCCTGCAGATTCAGAACAGAATGTAATAACCGTAGATGAGACAAGTAATCTGTCAACCACATCGACTGACAGTTCTTCTAGCTCTTCTTCTCTTACTATAG GCCGTCTATTGAAAAGCAAACCTTCATCGCCACAAT ACGGAGGCTTGGCTACTCCTTCAGAACCCTCCCCCTCTACTTCCCAACCTAAACAACACGAACCCCTCCCAAGAACTGATGTTGGGCATAAAACATTAGCAAGGGAAACAACAGAACTCAGGCATTATGCCTTCAAGGATACAAACATGAATTTTGCCAGTATTCGGAGTCACAGTTCTAGCAGTGGAGACTCTGGATCATGGATCTCTGATCGAACATCTCCTGGAGGTTCATTTGCCGGGACCCAATCTGATGCCTTATCGCCTATGGGGACCCCACCCCCGAGATCTTATCTACAAACCCCACCACCTTCAGGTGCTTTTGTTGGGACTTCTCATGCAGTCTCTTATGCAGAAACACCCCCAACAAGTTATTATAGGGGCACTCCTACTTCGGTCTCTCCTATAGGAACTCCACCCACACGTTCTTATGCAGGCACTCCTCTTGCAATGTCTCGCCCAGGAACTCCACCAGGAGGTTCTTATGTGGGCAGCATTCCTGCTGTCCCTTATGTTGGGACTCCACCACCTTCAGTTTCTTTTCTAGGCCCGTCCGGCTCTGAACTAAGTGCTTCTCCAAATCAG CTCCAAGAAATAAGCAAGGAACGACTGGAGGAAGCACTAAAACTAAAGGCGGAACAGTGTAACGAGTTCGAGAAGAACAAACACAAAACAGCACAATTTGAAGCTGTAGATAACAGGGGAAGAGCTGCAAGAAACAGATCCTATGATAAAGCAGAAGCTAAGGCTGCCAAAGAGGAGGAAGAGAGTAAAAACAAGCTGAAAGAGCTGTTTTTAAGCCCAGCTGTTCAGTACCAGAAATTTACCTGGGACGAGATCGTAGAAGCCACTTCGTCCTTGTCAGAGGAGTATAAGATAGGGGCGGGTGCGTTCGGGACTGTCTACAAGTGCAAGTTGCACCACACCACTGTGGCGGTTAAGGTTCTGCATTGCAAAAATAGCGTCACAAACAAGCAGTTCGTTCAGGAG CTAGAAATCTTGAGCAACATTCGTCACCCTCACTTGCTGCTGTTGCTTGGTGCCGTTCCAGAAGAAAGTTCCCTCATATATGAGTACATGGACCATGGCAGCCTTGATGATAGGTTGTTCCAGAAAGACGGCAGACCTCCTCTACCATGGTATGAAAGATTCAGAATCTGCTTTGAGGTGGCAGGCGCTCTTGCCTTCCTTCACAGCACGAAACCAAGACCTATTATTCACAGGGACCTGAAACCAGCAAACATCTTGCTTGACCACAACTTAGTTAGCAAGATTGGTGACGCTGGTCTCGGTACAATGATCAATGTAGAGCCCACCAATGTGTCCCTAAAAACCATGTACAAGGAAACCAGCCCAGTTGGTACACTCTGCTACATTGATCCCGAGTATCAGAGGACTGGAAGAGTTTCAACTAAGTCGGATATTTATGCCTTAGGAGTGGTGATCTTACAGTTGTTGACAGCAAAACCTGCAGTTGGGATTTCCTATTTGGTCGAGGATGCAATTGATGAAGGCACTTTGACAGAATTCTTGGATCCCGAAGCTGGGGAATGGCCAGAGAAGGAATCGCTAGAGTTGGCATTATTAGGGTTGCAATGTTCTGAGCTTAGGGGTAGAGATAGGCCTGATCTAAGAGAGAAGGTTCTTCCTGCCCTAGAGAGAATGAAAGAAGTGGCTGACATTGCCCGGGAATCGGCTTCATATGCCCAAACAGCAACACCAGCACACTATATCTGCCCCATTCTCAAG GAGCTAATGGAGGACCCATATGTGGCAGCCGATGGATACACATACGACCGGGGGGCGATAGAGCAATGGCTGACAGAAAACGACACATCGCCTACAACAAACCAACAACTTCCTCACAAGTTTATAATGCCAAACACCGCCCTGCTTGAGGCCATTACACAATGGAAATCTAAAAAACGGACAAAATAA
- the LOC110784119 gene encoding U-box domain-containing protein 35 isoform X3: MAERKAADEGKFLVGVALTCSRKSKFILKWALDKFLPEGDVTFKLIYVYPKITIVPTAMGTWLPVAQVREDVVTGYRQETEWKKQRKLLPYQKILRAQKVKADIIVLESDDVAMALSLYTTRQEIRHLVIGVSTNGIFSLKNLSLIRGDDLSQVISENAPTFCSVYVIGDGKLQQLRPADSEQNVITVDETSNLSTTSTDSSSSSSSLTIGRLLKSKPSSPQYGGLATPSEPSPSTSQPKQHEPLPRTDVGHKTLARETTELRHYAFKDTNMNFASIRSHSSSSGDSGSWISDRTSPGGSFAGTQSDALSPMGTPPPRSYLQTPPPSGAFVGTSHAVSYAETPPTSYYRGTPTSVSPIGTPPTRSYAGTPLAMSRPGTPPGGSYVGSIPAVPYVGTPPPSVSFLGPSGSELSASPNQFHFPLDQLQEISKERLEEALKLKAEQCNEFEKNKHKTAQFEAVDNRGRAARNRSYDKAEAKAAKEEEESKNKLKELFLSPAVQYQKFTWDEIVEATSSLSEEYKIGAGAFGTVYKCKLHHTTVAVKVLHCKNSVTNKQFVQELEILSNIRHPHLLLLLGAVPEESSLIYEYMDHGSLDDRLFQKDGRPPLPWYERFRICFEVAGALAFLHSTKPRPIIHRDLKPANILLDHNLVSKIGDAGLGTMINVEPTNVSLKTMYKETSPVGTLCYIDPEYQRTGRVSTKSDIYALGVVILQLLTAKPAVGISYLVEDAIDEGTLTEFLDPEAGEWPEKESLELALLGLQCSELRGRDRPDLREKVLPALERMKEVADIARESASYAQTATPAHYICPILKELMEDPYVAADGYTYDRGAIEQWLTENDTSPTTNQQLPHKFIMPNTALLEAITQWKSKKRTK, translated from the exons ATGGCAGAAAGGAAAGCCGCTGATGAAGGGAAATTTCTTGTTGGAGTCGCACTAACTTGTAGTCGTAAAAGCAAGTTCATCTTGAAATGGGCATTGGATAAATTCCTTCCAGAGGGCGATGTCACGTTCAAGCTCATATACGTGTACCCGAAAATAACAATAGTACCTACAGCAA TGGGCACTTGGCTACCTGTAGCACAAGTACGGGAGGACGTAGTAACGGGTTATAGGCAGGAAACCGAGTGGAAGAAACAGAGGAAGCTTCTTCCATACCAGAAAATACTGAGAGCACAAAAG GTTAAAGCAGACATTATAGTACTTGAGTCAGATGATGTTGCAATGGCACTCTCATTGTATACTACTAGACAAGAAATACGACATCTTGTTATCGGTGTTTCAACAAATGGCATTTTTTCACT GAAAAATCTGTCACTGATCAGGGGAGATGACTTATCACAAGTTATCTCAGAGAATGCTCCCACTTTTTGTTCAGTGTATGTCATTGGTGATGGAAAGCTTCAGCAACTACGTCCTGCAGATTCAGAACAGAATGTAATAACCGTAGATGAGACAAGTAATCTGTCAACCACATCGACTGACAGTTCTTCTAGCTCTTCTTCTCTTACTATAG GCCGTCTATTGAAAAGCAAACCTTCATCGCCACAAT ACGGAGGCTTGGCTACTCCTTCAGAACCCTCCCCCTCTACTTCCCAACCTAAACAACACGAACCCCTCCCAAGAACTGATGTTGGGCATAAAACATTAGCAAGGGAAACAACAGAACTCAGGCATTATGCCTTCAAGGATACAAACATGAATTTTGCCAGTATTCGGAGTCACAGTTCTAGCAGTGGAGACTCTGGATCATGGATCTCTGATCGAACATCTCCTGGAGGTTCATTTGCCGGGACCCAATCTGATGCCTTATCGCCTATGGGGACCCCACCCCCGAGATCTTATCTACAAACCCCACCACCTTCAGGTGCTTTTGTTGGGACTTCTCATGCAGTCTCTTATGCAGAAACACCCCCAACAAGTTATTATAGGGGCACTCCTACTTCGGTCTCTCCTATAGGAACTCCACCCACACGTTCTTATGCAGGCACTCCTCTTGCAATGTCTCGCCCAGGAACTCCACCAGGAGGTTCTTATGTGGGCAGCATTCCTGCTGTCCCTTATGTTGGGACTCCACCACCTTCAGTTTCTTTTCTAGGCCCGTCCGGCTCTGAACTAAGTGCTTCTCCAAATCAG TTCCACTTTCCACTTGATCAGCTCCAAGAAATAAGCAAGGAACGACTGGAGGAAGCACTAAAACTAAAGGCGGAACAGTGTAACGAGTTCGAGAAGAACAAACACAAAACAGCACAATTTGAAGCTGTAGATAACAGGGGAAGAGCTGCAAGAAACAGATCCTATGATAAAGCAGAAGCTAAGGCTGCCAAAGAGGAGGAAGAGAGTAAAAACAAGCTGAAAGAGCTGTTTTTAAGCCCAGCTGTTCAGTACCAGAAATTTACCTGGGACGAGATCGTAGAAGCCACTTCGTCCTTGTCAGAGGAGTATAAGATAGGGGCGGGTGCGTTCGGGACTGTCTACAAGTGCAAGTTGCACCACACCACTGTGGCGGTTAAGGTTCTGCATTGCAAAAATAGCGTCACAAACAAGCAGTTCGTTCAGGAG CTAGAAATCTTGAGCAACATTCGTCACCCTCACTTGCTGCTGTTGCTTGGTGCCGTTCCAGAAGAAAGTTCCCTCATATATGAGTACATGGACCATGGCAGCCTTGATGATAGGTTGTTCCAGAAAGACGGCAGACCTCCTCTACCATGGTATGAAAGATTCAGAATCTGCTTTGAGGTGGCAGGCGCTCTTGCCTTCCTTCACAGCACGAAACCAAGACCTATTATTCACAGGGACCTGAAACCAGCAAACATCTTGCTTGACCACAACTTAGTTAGCAAGATTGGTGACGCTGGTCTCGGTACAATGATCAATGTAGAGCCCACCAATGTGTCCCTAAAAACCATGTACAAGGAAACCAGCCCAGTTGGTACACTCTGCTACATTGATCCCGAGTATCAGAGGACTGGAAGAGTTTCAACTAAGTCGGATATTTATGCCTTAGGAGTGGTGATCTTACAGTTGTTGACAGCAAAACCTGCAGTTGGGATTTCCTATTTGGTCGAGGATGCAATTGATGAAGGCACTTTGACAGAATTCTTGGATCCCGAAGCTGGGGAATGGCCAGAGAAGGAATCGCTAGAGTTGGCATTATTAGGGTTGCAATGTTCTGAGCTTAGGGGTAGAGATAGGCCTGATCTAAGAGAGAAGGTTCTTCCTGCCCTAGAGAGAATGAAAGAAGTGGCTGACATTGCCCGGGAATCGGCTTCATATGCCCAAACAGCAACACCAGCACACTATATCTGCCCCATTCTCAAG GAGCTAATGGAGGACCCATATGTGGCAGCCGATGGATACACATACGACCGGGGGGCGATAGAGCAATGGCTGACAGAAAACGACACATCGCCTACAACAAACCAACAACTTCCTCACAAGTTTATAATGCCAAACACCGCCCTGCTTGAGGCCATTACACAATGGAAATCTAAAAAACGGACAAAATAA